The nucleotide window TATTTAAATGGCAAAGGACTGAACCAGAAACCAAAACTCATCGCGCACCCGATTACCCACTGTAACAAGAAAGATCAACGAAGGCAAATACCAGGAAAGAGCGAGAAGAAAAGGAAGGAAGGAGAGAGAGGACACCGAGTTCAACTGTGGACCGGCACAAACGGATAAAAAAGAAGGCTCCAGAACAGAGCGGGGATAAATAGTTACGGCAGGCCAGCGATCAGCTGCCGCACCAGGCGTTCAATCTCGTCGCAAACAGTGCGATAGCCGTATTCGTCCATCTCCCTCGGATCCGGCAGCTGCCAATCAAGTCGCTGCCGGGAGGAAATCAAGGGGCAGTCATCCCCGCACCCCATGGTGACCACATAATCCCACGACACAATACCAACATCAGCCAAACTTTTAGGAGCATGAGTTCCAAGATCGTAGCCCCGTTCGGCCATCGCAGCCACGGCCTTAGGATTCACCGCCGTGGCCGGATTCGACCCGGCGCTGGCAACTTCCACTTTCTCTGCCCCCTCGATCCGGGCAAAGGCCTCAGCCATCTGGCTGCGATTGCTATTTTCAATACAGACGAAAAGAATGCGAACCATGAAAGTAGCAGACGTTACTTCTCTGGCAGGGTCACCACCGGTTGCTGAAGGGTAAATTTCCCTTCCTGGATCCACTGTTTCAACGTCTCGGCAATTTCACGGGCACCAACCATGCTGGAAAGCGGCGCAGTCGGCACATCCTGTCCGTTTACCTGGATCATGCCGCTCTTAAGCTGGGCATACGACACCTCGCCATAGTTACGATTGACCCGATTAGCATAGTCATAACCATAGTCGACGATCTGAGTGTGCAAATCGGCATCTGAGACCCCGGTAAACCCAGCCATCTCCTCATTCAAGATAGGAATAGGAATACCCATGCCTACTGCCAGAGAACAGCCGTAGCCCTGCAGACTGACCCCCTTTAGCCATCGAGGAGACATCCCCTTCAAATCACCCTGAACCATGAGCGTCCCGGCCGGTCGGCGGGGAGAGCCGTTATCGGATCGAAGGGCCGTCGGGTTATGCTGGGTGCCATGCCAAGTGACATAACCAATCCCACCACCAAGAAAGATCCTGGTGCCTAGGCCAATGGTTCGATAGAAAGGATCATTAAACAGTGGGCTCAACTCACCGGCGCTGCAATAGGTGGCGCTGCGACCGCCCGACTTCAACGTTCCCATATAGGTATAAATCGTCTTCTCTGACAAATTAACCGCGCAGTTGTAATTCTGATAGCAATTTCTAGGATTAAACAGCATGGCATAGGGAAGATCATGTAGAGTAATCTCCTTCTCCATGAACTTATTGGGGTAGCAATCAGTGCCGTATCCTGTGGCCCGAAGCACAACCTTCTTTCCTGCCACCAGATCCTCGATGACATGCCCGCCGCCGTAGCGGAACTCACCCGGGAACACCTTATTCAAAGGATCATCAGCCGTAGACTCCGTGGCGCCAAGATAGGCATCAACCGCGGCCAATCCGGCATAGGAGGGAACATTATTCATCGACACAGTAGAGGCCTTCAATGTCGGAGTGGCATGGCCAAAGTTGAAAATCAACCCGGAAGAGCACATCGGAGAGAAGGTCCCAGTGGTCACCACGTCAACCTTGGCCGCAGCCTTGACTTTCCCTTCCTGACGAACAATATGCACCATCTCCTCGGCAGTAACAACCACCGCCTCACCAGCCTTGATCCTGGCGTTGATCTCCTCGTATGTCTTATTTACCTTAAAACCACTCATCATGCTCACCTTGGTTATACGTATCAAATCATCTATTACATCAAGCGCAAGTTAGTCCATCACCGACAGCACTTGATGTCCCGCAGCTTCCAACGCCTTGACCAACGGATCGGCATCACAATGCTCCAGCCGGAAATAATAGACCTTCCGCTTCCCCTCCTTACTGTCCATCGCCACATTGACAATTTCGCAATCGTGGGATTTGATGATCTTGGTCACCATTTCAATGCCTCCGTGCTCCTCACTGACCAGGACATCGATCCTGGTAGTCGACTTAAGCAGGCCCATCACCTCAATAA belongs to Desulfobulbaceae bacterium and includes:
- a CDS encoding arsenate reductase ArsC, giving the protein MVRILFVCIENSNRSQMAEAFARIEGAEKVEVASAGSNPATAVNPKAVAAMAERGYDLGTHAPKSLADVGIVSWDYVVTMGCGDDCPLISSRQRLDWQLPDPREMDEYGYRTVCDEIERLVRQLIAGLP